Part of the Vicingaceae bacterium genome, AATAGCGGAGCTAAAGAGGTATTATGCATCCGCGTATTAGGTGGTACCGGAAGACGATATGCCAGTGTTGGCGATAAAATCGTCGTAACAGTGAAGAATGCTTTACCATCCGGGAATGTCAAAAAAGGCCAAGTTACAAAAGCAGTAGTCGTAAGAACCAAAAAAGAAATCAGAAGACCTGATGGTTCTTACATCAGATTTGACGATAATGCAGTGGTATTGCTTAACAACCAAGATGAAATGCGTGGAACACGTATTTTTGGACCGGTTGCCCGTGAATTGCGCGACAAACAATTTATGAAAATTGTCTCATTAGCACCTGAAGTATTATAAAATGAAGAAGATGAAAAAGTTTCATGTAAAAAAAGGCGATAAGGTAATGATCATCGCCGGTGAAAATAAAGGAAAAACAGGAGTTATCACAAAAGTACTCCGTGATAAAGAAAGAGTATTGGTTGATGGCGAAGAAATTAAAAAATTAAAAAAACATACACGGCCTACTGCTGCCAATCCAAATGGAGGGATCATAGAAATCGAGCCATCTATCCACATTTCAAATGTGATGTTGATAGATCCGGCCACCGGTAAACCCGGAAGAGTGGGACGTAGAAAGAATGAAGAAGGTAAATCAGAACGTTACGTAAAAGTTAAAAATTAATCATAATCATGAGCGCTTCAAAATACATACCAAGATTAAAAAAACAGTATTTATCGGAAACCCGTTTTAAATTAAAAGAGAAGTTTGGGTACAAATCTATCATGCAAGTACCCAAATTAGAAAAAATTGTTATCAATCAAGGTCTGGGTAAAGCTACTTCCGATAAAAAATTAATCGAAACAGCCGTTCAAGAATTGACTTTAATTACCGGCCAAAAAGCTGTTCCAACATATGCCAAAAAGGATATTTCAAATTTTAAATTAAGACGAGGAATGCCTATTGGCGTGAGAGTTACGCTTCGCGGTGATAAAATGTACGAATTTCTTGATCGTTTGATCGCAATTTCCATTCCACGTACACGCGATTTTAGAGGATTGAATCCTAAATCGTTTGACAACAGAGGTAATTATACTTTTGGTGTCAAAGAACAAATTATTTTCCCGGAGATTGATATCGATAAAGTAAATCATATAAATGGATATGATATAACTTTGGTTACTTCAGCCAAAACAAATGAAGAAGCCAAAGCTTTATTGGAAGAACTAGGTTTACCATTACGAAAAAAATAAATTATATAAGATATGGCAAAAGAATCAATGAAAGCCAGAGAAAGAAAAAGACAAGCTCTGGTCGACAAGTACAAAGAAAAAAGAGAAGCTTTAAAAAAAGCAGGCGATTGGGAAGCTTTACAAAAACTACCCAAAAACTCATCTAAAGTTAGATTACACAATCGTTGTTCGATTACCGGACGTCCGAGAGGTTATATGCGTTTATTTGGAATTTCAAGGGTTACGTTCAGAGAAATGGCTTCATTTGGATTGATTCCCGGAGTTAAAAAAGCAAGTTGGTAAATTATTAAATAAATATTAAAATTATGGTAACGGATCCCATAGCAGATTATCTTACTAGAATCAGAAACAGCATCAAAGCTCGTCAACGTGTGGTTGAAATACCCGCATCAAATATTAAAAAAGAATTGACAAAAATTCTTTTTGAAAAAGGGTATATTTTGAATTATAAGTTTATAGATGATAACAAACAAGGCGTTATCAAAATTGCCTTGAAATATCATCCTCAAACCAAAACACCTGCAATAAAAAATTTAAAGAGAGTGTCAAAACCCGGTTTGAGAAAATATACTTCCGTCAAGGATATGCCAAAAGTCATGAATGGTCTGGGTATTGCTGTTGTGTCAACCCCAAAAGGGCTTATGACTGATAAAGAAGCCCGAAAAGAAAATGTTGGTGGTGAAATAATTTGTTTTGTATATTAAAAATTAAAAATCATGTCTAGAATAGGTAAAGCACCGATTAAAATACCTTCAGGAGTACAAGTAGAGATTACTCCAAATAATGTTGTAAAAGTAAAAGGACCTAAAGGTGAATTGTCACTTACGGTTGATCCCGTGATTACTATTGCCAAGGATGGAGATGAAATAAAATTATCCCGCAATAGCGACCAAAAATCCCATAGATCAAAACATGGATTATACCGCAGTTTAATTAATAACATGGTAATTGGTGTTTCTAAAGGATATACAGTCAAACAAGAATTGGTTGGTGTGGGATATCGTGTCAATGTGAACGGACAATTATTGGAATTCAACTTAGGTTATTCACATAACATTGTATTTGAACTGCCAAAAGAGATTAAAGCCAGTGCCGCACAAGAAAAAGGTAAAAACCCGGTGCTTACTCTCGAATCACATGACAAACAACTATTAGGATTGGTTGCAGCCAAAATTAGATCATTCCGTAAACCTGAACCATACAAAGGAAAAGGTATCAGATTTGAAGGAGAACAAATAAGAAGAAAAGCAGGAAAATCTGCTTCTAAAAAATAATAAAATTATACAGTTATGGCATTCGATAAAATTGCTAGAAGGAAGAAAATCAAAATGCGCATCAGGAAGAAAATTTATGGAACACCTGATTGCCCAAGGTTGAGTGTATTTAGAAGCAACAAAGAGATATATGCTCAAGTAATAGACGATCTTAACGGTGTTACTCTTGTTGCCGCCTCATCTCGTGAAAAAGGAATTAGTAAGGATGGTAAAACAAAAGTTGAAATTGCTTTGGAAGTTGGTAAACTTTTGGCAAAAAAAGCTAAAGAAAAAGGAATTGAAAAAATTAAGTTTGACCGTAATGGCTATTTATATCATGGCAGGGTAAAAGCTCTTGCTGACGGAGCCAGAGAAGGGGGACTTAACTTTTAAATTATAATATTTGCAAATTATGAGTACAGTAAAAAAAGTAAAATCTTCGGAAATAGAATTAAAAGATCGCCTGGTTGCCGTTAATCGGGTTACCAAAGTTACAAAGGGAGGACGCCATTTCAGTTTTTCTGCAATCGTTGTCGTTGGTAATGAAGATGGCGTTGTGGGTTATGGACTAGGAAAGGCCAATGAAGTAACCGAGGCAATAGCAAAAGGTATTGAGGATGCCAAGAAAAATTTAATAAAAGTACCTGTTGTGAAAGGCACTGTTCCTCATCCTGTAGAAGGTAAATATGACGGAGCCAGAGTATTAATTAAACCTGCAGCACCCGGTACCGGTTTGATTGCCGGAGGTGCTATGCGTGCTGTATTGGAAAGCGTTGGAATCAAAGATTGCTTATGTAAATCAAAAGGTTCTTCAAACCCACATAATGTAGTGAAAGCTACCATAAAAGCATTGTCCGAAATGCGTGACCCGATTACTGTGGCTGCCCAAAGAGGCGTTTCATTAGAAAAAGTTTTCAATGGTTAAAAAAAATTATTATGGCAACTATTAAAATTACACTTAAAAAAAGTATCATTGACCGACCAAAAAATCAGAAACTGACCATCAAAGCCTTAGGACTTAGAAAATTAAATCAAACGGTCGAAAAGAATGATACACCACAGATACGTGGAATGATTGAAAAAGTAAAACATTTGGTTGAAGTAGTTGAAAATTAATAAAGTAATAAAATTATGGATCTGACAAATTTAAAACCTGCAAAAGGTTCGATAAAATCGAAAAAGCGTCTCGCCCGTGGACAGGCAAGTGGCACAGGTGGAACTGCCACACGTGGAAATAAAGGAGATAAATCTCGTTCAGGGTTCAAATATAAAAGAGGTTTTGAAGGGGGACAAATGCCTTTGCAAAGACGTATCCCGAAATTTGGATTTAAAAATATCAACAGAGTTGAGTATAAGCCCATTAATTTGGACACCCTGGAATCTATCGTTGAGAAACAAGGAGTTTCAGAAATTACATTGGATGTGTTGCGCAAAAGTGGTCTTGTCAGCAAAAATGATCTTGTAAAAATACTTGGACGTGGAGAGTTAAAATCGAAAATAACCGTCCAGGCACATGCTATTTCAGCTAAAGCTAAATCTGCAATTGAGGAAAAAGGTGGAAAGGTTGAGATAATTTAACGACTTATTGAATAATGAAAAGAATAATTGAAACCATAAAAAATATTTATCAAATTGAAGAATTGCGTAACCGGATCATAACCACTCTGGGTTTGATTTTGATCTACCGCCTGGGGTCATATGTTGTTTTGCCGGGGATAGATTCCAATTTGCTTGCAGCCGAAAATCAAAACTCTTCAAGTGGATTGGCCGGTCTGATTGATATTTTTGCCGGTGGTGCATTTTCCAGGGCTTCTATTTTTGCCTTGGGTATCATGCCTTACATTTCAGCCTCTATCGTCATTCAATTGTTGGGTATGGCCATACCCTATTTTCAAAAAATGCAAAAAGAAGGAGAAAGCGGTCGCCGTAGAATGAATCAAATAACGCGTTTATTAACAATCGGAGTGGTTGCTCTTCAAGCCCCCGGTTACATTGCCTCTTATATACCTGCATATGATTCCCAAGGATTAATGATTCGTCCCGATTCATTCTTTTGGTTATTTACTTCTGTTGTTATATTGATAACAGGAACCATGTTCGTCATGTGGATTGGCGAAAGAATAACCGAAAGAGGCATTGGGAACGGTATATCTTTACTCATTATGATTGGTATTATCGCCAATCTTCCATTTGCATTTTTTGCAGAATTTGCTACCCGTGTCAATTCAGGAGGGTTGTTTATCCTGTTAATTGAAATAGCGTTTTTGTTATTGGTAACGATAGCTTCGATTTTGTTAGTACAAGGAACACGAAAAATACCCATCCAGTTTGCCAAAAGAATAGTTGGTAACCGTCAATATGGAGGTGTCAGACAATATTTGCCATTGAAAGTGAATGCCGCAGGTGTAATGCCTATAATTTTTGCACAGGCTATAATGTTTGTACCCATCACATTGGCAGGATTTGCCGATTCCGAACAACTGACCGGTATTACTGCAGCCCTTAGTGATTTTACAGGTTTTTGGTATAACTTTGTATTTGCTGTTTTAATCATTCTGTTCACATATTTTTATACCGCTGTTTCTGTCAATCCTAATCAAATTGCCGAAGACCTTAAGAAAAACGGGGGCTTTATACCCGGAATTAAACCCGGTAAAAAGACAGCAGAATTTATCGATGACGTAATGTCAAAAATTACCTTGCCGGGCTCTATATTTTTGGCCATTGTCGCTATATTGCCGGCAATAGCTGCCAAATTGGGGGTGAATATGCAGTTTGCACAGTTTTATGGTGGAACATCGCTTCTTATACTTGTTGGAGTGTTGTTGGATACTTTGCAACAAATAGAAAGTTACCTGTTGATGAGGCATTATGATGGTTTGATGAAGTCCGGAAGAATAAAAGGAAGAACCTCAACCGGAATGGGAGTTCCTGTGTAGATAAAATATTGTTTGCAGGTGATTTATATTAAGACAGAAGAAGAGATAGAATTAATAAAAAAAAGTTCTTTACTTGTTTGCGAAACGTTGGCTTATTTGGCAAGTTTGTTGAAACCTGGCATAACTACCCTTGAACTTGACAAATTAGCCGAAAAGTTTATACGTGACCATGGAGGCGTACCTTCATTCAAAGGTTATCATGGATATCCATTCACTTTATGTACTTCTGTGAATGACAAGGTTGTGCATGGGTTTCCTTCAAAAGAGCCATTAAAGGAAGGTGATATAGTATCGATAGATTGTGGTGTTTTTTTGAATGGATTTCATGGTGATGTGGCATACACGTTTGCTATCGGAAATGTGAGTGATGAAGCCCAAAAATTAATGAAGGTAACCAAAGAAGCGCTCTACAAAGGGATCGAACAAGCCGTTGAAGGGAAAAGAATAGGAGATATAGGTTACGCCATTCAATCACATGCAGAATCCAATGGGTTTTCGGTTGTGCGCGAATTGGTCGGTCATGGACTTGGAAAAAATTTACATGAAGAACCGGAAGTGCCTAATTATGGAAAGAGAGGTCACGGAGTTAAATTATGTGAAGGAATGGTGATAGCTATAGAACCGATGGTTAATTTTGGAAGCAAAAAAGTAAAACAATTGAGCGACGGATGGACCATTGCCACTGCTGACGGAAGCTTATCTGCACATTATGAACATGATGTATGTGTTAAAAAGGACAAAGCATTGATACTTTCAGATTATACAAAAATTGAAGAAAATATATTAAAAAACGAAAATATTTATGGGTAAACAACCGGCAATAGAGCAAGACGGAGAAATTATAGAAGCACTATCAAACGCTATGTTTCGTGTGAAACTGGCTAATGGACATATTGTTACTGCTCATATTTCCGGAAAAATGCGAATGAATTACATAAAAATACTTCCCGGAGATAAAGTCAGAGTGGAATTATCTCCATATGATTTGTCTAAAGGAAGAATTACAATGAGATATAAATAAATTAAAATAAAAATCATAAATTTGCAGGCCATGAAAGTTAAAGCATCAGTTAAAAAAAGAAGTCCTGAATGTAAAATTGTAAAACGCAAAGGACGTGTTTATGTTATTAATAAGAAAAACCCAAGATTTAAACAAAGACAAGGATAAAATTTAAAAAACTATGGCAAGAATAGCAGGTATTGATTTACCCAGAAACAAGAGAGGATTTATTGCTCTCACTTACATTTATGGAATCGGACGCAGCTCCGCATTAAAAATTTTAGAAAAAGCAGGAGTGAATCCCATGAAGAAGGTTGAAGAATGGGATGACAAAGATATTGCCGGAATCCGTAAAGTAATCGGTGAAGAATATAAAGTGGAAGGTCAATTAAGGGCCGAAGTACAAATGAATATCAAACGCCTGATGGATATAGGTTGTTACAGAGGTATCCGCCACCGTGTGGGATTACCTGTCAGAGGTCAAAAGACCAAAAACAACTGTAGAACCAGAAAAGGAAAAAGAAAAACGGTTGCCAATAAGAAAAAAGCTACCAAATAGTTGATTTGTTATTCTAATTTAATATAAAGTTATGGCGAAAAAACAAGTTTCTACTGCACAATCAAAGAAAAAAAGAAAAGTTAAAGTTGATGCTGTTGGCCAAGCACATATCCAGGCCACATTTAACAACATCATTATATCTTTGACCAATGCCAATGGTGAAGTGATATCATGGTCTTCTGCTGGTAAAATGGGATTCAGAGGATCTAAAAAAAATACACCTTATGCAGCTCAAGTGGCTGCTGAAGATTGTGCTAAAGTGGCCTATGATGCCGGCTTGAGAAAAGTGAAATTATTTGTTCAAGGACCGGGCGCCGGACGTGAGGCTGCCATTAGAGCAATTCACAATGCCGGTATAGAAGTAATGGAAATAATTGATGTTACTCCTATACCCCATAATGGTTGCCGTCCACCAAAAAAGAGAAGAGTTTAAAATCATATAAATTACAATTTAAAATTTATTATTATGGCAAGATATACAGGACCTAGATCAAAAATAGCCAGAAAGTTCAGGGAACCTATATTCGGACCGGACAAAGCTTTGGAGAAAAAAAATTACCCTCCCGGCATGCATGGACCTAATAAAAGAAGAATGAAGCAGTCCGAGTATGCCATTCAGTTGCAAGAAAAACAAAAGGCAAAATATACTTACGGAATTCTGGAAAGACAATTTTCCAATATGTTTAAAAAGGCAACACACATGCCCGGAATCACCGGTGAAAATTTGTTGCGTTTATGCGAATCAAGACTCGACAATGTGGTATTCAGATTAGGAATAGCTCCTACACGTGCTGCTGCCCGTCAGTTGGTTACTCACAGGCATATTACCGTTAATGGCAATGTAGTCAATATACCTTCATATCAATTGAAACCTGGCGATCAAGTAGGTGTGCGCGAAAAATCCAAAACGCTTGAGGTGATTCGCAATTCTGTCGCCTCCTCCAATGTAAAGTTAGACTGGTTAAGTTTTGATAAAGCAACCATGACGGGTACTTTTATTAGCTATCCCGTTAGAGAACAAATACCTGAAAATATAAAAGAAAACTTAATCGTAGAGTTGTATTCAAAGTAAGAAATTAATAAAACAAAACCTATGGCAATACTTGATTTTCAAAAACCCAACAAAGTTATCATGCTTCAATCCGATGATTATCATGGCGTATTTGAGTTCCGTCCTTTGGAACCCGGATACGGTATCACCATCGGAAATGCATTAAGACGTATTTTGCTTTCCTCACTTGAAGGATATGCTATCAGTACAGTAAAAATCGAAGGCGTAGATCATGAGTTCTCCACAATCAAAGGTGTACTCGAGGATGTTGTAGAAATTATTTTAAATCTAAAACAAGTACGTTTCCGTAGACAATTAGAAGATACCAATTCCGAAAAAGTAACTGTGAGAATTAGTGGACAGGATAAATTTACAGCCGGAGATATCAATAAATTCACTACGGCTTTTCAAGTGCTTAATCACGACCATGTGATTTGTCATCTCGATCCAAAGACCTCGTTGACGCTTGAGTTGTTAATTACCAAAGGACGTGGTTATGTTCCGGCCGAAGAAAATAAACACTACGCACAATCTCCAGGTGTCATTGCCATCGATTCTATTTACACCCCTATTAAAAATGTAAAATATACCGTAGAAAACTATCGTGTTGAGCAAAAAACCGACTACGAAAAGTTAATTATTGAAGTTACTACCGATGGTAGTATACATCCTAAAGATGCTTTAAAAGAGGCCTCAAAAATTTTGATTTATCACTTTATGTTATTTAGCGATGAGCGTATAACTGTTGAACTTGAAGAACAAAAAGAGGTGGAAGAATTTGATGAGGATGTACTTCATATGCGTCAATTGCTCAAAACAAAACTTAGCGATCTAAACCTTTCTGTCCGTGCTTTGAATTGTTTAAAATCTGCCGACATAGAAACATTGGCCGACCTGGTAAGATATCAACGAAATGATTTGTTGAAATTCCGTAATTTTGGTAAAAAATCTCTGTCAGAAATCGATAATTTATTAGAGTCAAGAGGATTGCGTTACGGAATGGATTTGTCAAAATATAAATTAGATAAGGAATAAAGTTATGAGACACGCAAAAAAAATTAATCTTTTGGGAAGAACAGCCAGCCACCGGAAAGCAATGCTTTCAAACATGGCTTCTTCATTAATCCGCCATAAAAGAATTTTTACAACTGTTGCAAAAGCAAAAGCATTGCGCAGGTTTGTAGAACCTTTACTGACAAAGGCCAAAAATGATACTACTCACAATAGGCGTGTAGTATTCAGTTACTTGCAAGACAAAGTTGCTGTTAGCGAATTGTTTAGGGTTGTGTCACCCAAAATTGCCGAAAGACCCGGTGGTTATACCAGAATCATTAAAACCGGTTTTAGAAAAGGGGATAATGCCGAAATGTGTATGATCGAATTGGTCGATTTCAATGAATTGTACACTGCCGGCAAACCCGAGAAAAAAACAAGAAGATCCCGCAGAGGGGGGAAATCCAAAAAAACGAAAGAAAGCGTTGATGCAGTCAAAACTCAAGAATTAGAAAATTCCGCCAAACAACAGGAAGATAATACTGAAAATAACGAAGAAAAACCGGAAGAAAACAACAAAGAAAACGAACAATAAATTCAATGATTTTCAATCATCATAAAAGGATAAAGTTTCAAACTTTATCCTTTTTTTTTACAAAAAAATATAGAGAATGATTAAACGCAATAGACAAAAAGCGATTTTATTATTGGAGGATGGTACATGTTTTCATGGTTATGCTGCCGGCGCCATTGGAACCACATTTGGAGAAATTTGCTTCAATACGGGTATGACCGGTTATCAAGAAATTTTCACAGACCCTTCATACTTTGGCCAAATTTTGGTGATGTCGGTGGCTCATATTGGAAATTATGGTGTGGTAGATGAAGATACCGAATCGGATAGTATAAAAATTGCAGGCTTGGTATGTAAAAAATTTGCCGACCATTTTTCCCGTCCAAGATCAAAAAAATCATTGCAGGAATATTTTATAGAAAATGGATTAGTTGCCATATCCGATGTGGATACCAGAGCAATCGTCAGACACATCAGGCAAAAGGGGGCAATGAATGCGGCAATTTCTTCTGAAGAGTTAAATCCCGATAAGTTAATGATAGAATTGAAGAAAGTTCCTTCAATGACCGGGCTTGAATTATCTTCAAAGGTTACGGCAAATGTTGCTTACGAGGTTGATCCCGATGGCCCCGAAAAATACAGAGTAGCATTGCTGGATCTTGGTGTAAAAAGAAATATCATCAGGATGCTCACTTCGAGAGGTGCGCGGGTGAAAGTTTTTCCTATGCATACGCCTTTAGACGAAATGATGAGTTGGGGCCCTGATGGGTTTATGATTTCCAATGGACCCGGTGATCCTGCCGCAATGAAGGATACTATAGAAAAGATAAAACAAATCATAGATACCGGCATACCGGTTTTTGGCATTTGCCTGGGACATCAATTAATCGCTCTTGCACAAGGACTGAAAACGGTGAAAATGCATCATGGGCACAGAGGCATCAATCACCCGGTGAAGAATTTGTTGACCGGAAAATGTGAAATCACTTCCCAGAATCATGGATTTGTTGTGGACAATACCGATATTGAGAAATTAGAAAATATCGAAATAACCCATATCCATCTAAACGATAAATCAATAGCAGGCCTAAGATTGAAAAACAAACCGGTATTCAGTGTTCAATATCATCCCGAAGCTTCACCGGGCCCGCACGATTCGTCATATTTATTTGATTTGTTTTGTGAAAATATGCAAAAAGCAAAAGTTTCAGTTTAAATAAATTACTAAATTATCAAAAATTATGAGTTATATTTCACATATTCATGCCAGGCAGATTTTGGATTCAAGAGGCAATCCAACGATTGAAGTTGAAGTATATGCCGAAAATGGAATTATCGGAAGAGCTGCAGTGCCATCCGGCGCTTCAACAGGAATTCATGAAGCTGTCGAATTGAGGGATGGCGATCCGGGAATGTATCATGGTAAAGGTGTTTTAAAAGCAGTTCAAAATGTCAATCAAGTCATTGCAGAAGAATTAAAAGGACAATATTTATTCAACCAACGCAACATAGATCAGATATTGATCGAACTTGACGGAACAGAAAACAAATCCAATCTCGGAGCAAATGCCATTTTAGGGGTTTCTTTGGCTGTTGCCAAGTGTGCTGCTGATTCTATTGGTTTGCCTCTGTATCAATATGTCGGAGGAGTAAATGCTCATATTTTGCCTATTCCTATGATGAATATATTGAATGGAGGAGCTCACGCCGATAACGCCATAGATTTTCAGGAATTTATGATTATGCCGGTAAAAGCCTCTTCTTTTTCTGAAGGATTGCGAATGGGCACAGAGATATTCCATACGTTAAAAAAAGTTTTAAAAGAAAAAGGTTATGCTACGAATGTTGGCGATGAGGGTGGTTTTGCGCCAAATATAAGAAGTAATGAAGAGGCAATAGAGTTGGTATTGATGGCCATTGAGAAATCGGGATATAAGCCCGGAGAACAAGTTTTTATTGCTTTGGATGCGGCGTCTTCGGAATTATGGGATGAGGAGAAAAAATGTTATGTTTTTAAAAAATCAGATAAAAGTATCTTGACTTCAGATCAGATGGTTGAATTTTGGGAAAAATGGGTAGCCAAATATCCGATTGTGTCAATTGAAGACGGACTGGCTGAAGACGACTGGAATGGATGGAAATTGTTGACCGACAAATTGGGCAATAAGGTGCAGCTGGTGGGAGATGATTTGTTTGTAACCAATACCAAAAGATTACAAAAAGGTATCCGAGAGGGAATTGCCAATTCGATCCTTGTAAAAGTTAATCAAATAGGCACGTTGACCGAAACCATCGAAGCGGTTGAATTGGCTCATCAAAATGGTTATACTGCCGTCATGAGCCATCGATCAGGAGAAACCGAAGATACTACCATAGCAGACTTGTCGGTTGCGCTTAATACGGGACAGATTAAAACAGGTTCGGCATCCAGGAGCGACCGTGTGGCAAAATACAATCAATTGTTAAGAATAGAAGAGTATCTTGGCAAAACCGGTTCGTATGGAAATTTAAATTTCTTGAAAAAGTTTTAAATATTTTAAAAAAGCCGTTAAATTAGTGCCCAATAAAAATAATATAAAAAGTTATGGATAGTATAAAATTAAAATTTGCAGAGAAGGCGCGCCCAATGGCAGAAGAAGTAAAAAAAATCATCAAAGAACATGGTGATTTTGTGATGGGCCAATATACTGTTGCGCAGGTATATCAAGGCATGAAAGGCATCGTTGGGTTGGTCACCGAGACATCGAAATTGGATCCTGAAGAAGGAATAAGATTTAGGGGGTATTCGAT contains:
- the rpsD gene encoding 30S ribosomal protein S4 → MARYTGPRSKIARKFREPIFGPDKALEKKNYPPGMHGPNKRRMKQSEYAIQLQEKQKAKYTYGILERQFSNMFKKATHMPGITGENLLRLCESRLDNVVFRLGIAPTRAAARQLVTHRHITVNGNVVNIPSYQLKPGDQVGVREKSKTLEVIRNSVASSNVKLDWLSFDKATMTGTFISYPVREQIPENIKENLIVELYSK
- the rpoA gene encoding DNA-directed RNA polymerase subunit alpha yields the protein MAILDFQKPNKVIMLQSDDYHGVFEFRPLEPGYGITIGNALRRILLSSLEGYAISTVKIEGVDHEFSTIKGVLEDVVEIILNLKQVRFRRQLEDTNSEKVTVRISGQDKFTAGDINKFTTAFQVLNHDHVICHLDPKTSLTLELLITKGRGYVPAEENKHYAQSPGVIAIDSIYTPIKNVKYTVENYRVEQKTDYEKLIIEVTTDGSIHPKDALKEASKILIYHFMLFSDERITVELEEQKEVEEFDEDVLHMRQLLKTKLSDLNLSVRALNCLKSADIETLADLVRYQRNDLLKFRNFGKKSLSEIDNLLESRGLRYGMDLSKYKLDKE
- the rplQ gene encoding 50S ribosomal protein L17; the protein is MRHAKKINLLGRTASHRKAMLSNMASSLIRHKRIFTTVAKAKALRRFVEPLLTKAKNDTTHNRRVVFSYLQDKVAVSELFRVVSPKIAERPGGYTRIIKTGFRKGDNAEMCMIELVDFNELYTAGKPEKKTRRSRRGGKSKKTKESVDAVKTQELENSAKQQEDNTENNEEKPEENNKENEQ
- the carA gene encoding carbamoyl-phosphate synthase small chain encodes the protein MIKRNRQKAILLLEDGTCFHGYAAGAIGTTFGEICFNTGMTGYQEIFTDPSYFGQILVMSVAHIGNYGVVDEDTESDSIKIAGLVCKKFADHFSRPRSKKSLQEYFIENGLVAISDVDTRAIVRHIRQKGAMNAAISSEELNPDKLMIELKKVPSMTGLELSSKVTANVAYEVDPDGPEKYRVALLDLGVKRNIIRMLTSRGARVKVFPMHTPLDEMMSWGPDGFMISNGPGDPAAMKDTIEKIKQIIDTGIPVFGICLGHQLIALAQGLKTVKMHHGHRGINHPVKNLLTGKCEITSQNHGFVVDNTDIEKLENIEITHIHLNDKSIAGLRLKNKPVFSVQYHPEASPGPHDSSYLFDLFCENMQKAKVSV
- the eno gene encoding enolase, encoding MSYISHIHARQILDSRGNPTIEVEVYAENGIIGRAAVPSGASTGIHEAVELRDGDPGMYHGKGVLKAVQNVNQVIAEELKGQYLFNQRNIDQILIELDGTENKSNLGANAILGVSLAVAKCAADSIGLPLYQYVGGVNAHILPIPMMNILNGGAHADNAIDFQEFMIMPVKASSFSEGLRMGTEIFHTLKKVLKEKGYATNVGDEGGFAPNIRSNEEAIELVLMAIEKSGYKPGEQVFIALDAASSELWDEEKKCYVFKKSDKSILTSDQMVEFWEKWVAKYPIVSIEDGLAEDDWNGWKLLTDKLGNKVQLVGDDLFVTNTKRLQKGIREGIANSILVKVNQIGTLTETIEAVELAHQNGYTAVMSHRSGETEDTTIADLSVALNTGQIKTGSASRSDRVAKYNQLLRIEEYLGKTGSYGNLNFLKKF